The Candidatus Kryptonium sp. genome contains a region encoding:
- a CDS encoding thioredoxin domain-containing protein, with product MKKYNRLINEKSPYLLQHAENPVDWYPWCEEAFEKAKFEDKPIFLSIGYSTCHWCHVMEKESFEDEEVAKILNENFISIKVDREERPDIDSVYMSVCQAMTGHGGWPLTIIMTPDKKPFFAGTYIPKYSRYGRIGLIDLLQRVSQLWKENKEKLLSLADEITTDLKQAFSQSTKNDTIDESVLSLAYNQLKSQFDPEYGGFGNAPKFPIPHNFMFLLRYWRKAKNPIALEMIEKTLNSMYLGGIYDHIGFGFHRYSTDRYWILPHFEKMLYDQALLLIAYLETYQATQNQKYARICDEISSYVLRNLTNPNGGFFSAEDADSEGEEGKFYLWEFNELKEILNQDEFDFVVEKFNIQIDGNYYDEVRKNKTGKNIFYLTRDLSDENIAKWEAIRQKLFKHREKRIHPLKDDKILTDWNGLMICAFARAYSVLRNEIYLNIAKKSADFILENLLRDGKLLHRFRDGEAKINAYLNDYAFLIWGLIELYESSFETKYLKHAIVLTEKMIKLFWDDEKGGFYFTDPGNEDVIFREKEIYDGAIPSGNSVALLDLIKLEKITGREDFKELIHKTIDSFAYTVKNYPSAYTFFLSNLYFIFDRSLEIFIVGKREDLNEILKIINSKFLPNKIILFNPSDVKDEIATLSPFISQYKEIDGKTTIYICTNYECLKPVNSIDELTELLETL from the coding sequence ATGAAAAAATATAATCGCCTCATAAACGAGAAAAGCCCATATTTACTTCAACACGCTGAGAATCCAGTTGATTGGTATCCATGGTGCGAAGAAGCATTTGAAAAAGCAAAATTTGAAGATAAACCGATATTCCTTTCAATTGGATATTCAACCTGCCATTGGTGTCATGTGATGGAAAAAGAATCTTTTGAAGATGAAGAAGTAGCAAAAATTCTAAACGAAAATTTCATATCAATAAAAGTTGATAGAGAAGAACGACCAGACATTGATTCAGTTTACATGAGCGTATGCCAAGCGATGACAGGACACGGCGGATGGCCATTGACTATAATAATGACACCAGATAAAAAACCTTTCTTCGCTGGAACTTATATACCAAAATACTCAAGATACGGAAGGATTGGTTTAATTGATCTTCTTCAAAGAGTTTCTCAACTCTGGAAAGAAAACAAAGAAAAACTTTTATCTCTCGCTGATGAAATAACAACCGATCTCAAACAAGCATTTTCACAATCAACAAAGAATGACACAATAGATGAATCTGTTTTGTCATTAGCATACAATCAACTCAAATCACAATTTGACCCAGAATATGGTGGCTTCGGAAATGCTCCAAAATTCCCAATTCCGCACAACTTTATGTTTCTTTTGAGATATTGGAGAAAAGCAAAGAACCCAATAGCACTTGAAATGATTGAGAAAACTTTAAACTCAATGTATCTTGGAGGAATATACGATCACATTGGTTTTGGATTTCACAGGTATTCAACAGATAGATATTGGATCTTGCCCCATTTTGAGAAAATGCTATACGATCAAGCCCTTCTTTTAATTGCATATCTTGAAACATACCAGGCAACCCAAAATCAAAAATACGCCCGAATTTGCGATGAAATTTCTTCATATGTCCTAAGAAACTTAACAAATCCAAATGGTGGATTTTTCTCCGCCGAGGATGCAGACAGCGAAGGCGAAGAAGGTAAATTTTACCTGTGGGAATTTAACGAACTAAAAGAAATTTTAAATCAAGACGAGTTTGATTTCGTAGTTGAGAAATTTAATATCCAAATAGATGGAAACTACTATGACGAGGTTAGGAAAAATAAGACAGGTAAGAACATATTCTATCTTACGCGAGACCTCAGCGATGAAAACATAGCAAAGTGGGAAGCCATAAGACAAAAACTTTTTAAACACAGAGAGAAAAGAATCCACCCACTTAAAGATGATAAAATACTAACCGATTGGAATGGGCTTATGATTTGTGCATTTGCAAGAGCATATTCTGTGTTAAGAAATGAAATTTATTTAAACATCGCAAAGAAAAGTGCTGACTTTATTTTAGAAAACCTCTTGAGGGATGGTAAATTGCTACATAGATTCAGGGATGGCGAAGCAAAGATAAACGCCTATCTCAACGATTACGCTTTTTTAATCTGGGGATTAATTGAACTATATGAATCAAGCTTTGAAACCAAATATCTTAAACATGCAATCGTGCTAACAGAAAAAATGATCAAACTATTTTGGGACGATGAAAAAGGTGGCTTCTATTTCACAGATCCAGGGAACGAAGATGTGATTTTCAGAGAAAAAGAAATCTACGACGGCGCAATACCATCTGGAAACTCAGTTGCTTTACTTGACTTAATTAAACTTGAGAAAATAACGGGGAGGGAAGATTTCAAAGAATTGATCCATAAAACAATTGATTCTTTCGCTTACACTGTGAAAAACTATCCATCTGCTTATACCTTCTTTTTGTCAAATCTTTATTTCATTTTTGATCGCTCACTTGAAATCTTCATCGTTGGAAAAAGAGAGGATCTTAATGAGATTTTGAAAATTATAAACTCAAAGTTCCTGCCGAACAAAATAATATTGTTTAATCCATCCGATGTGAAAGATGAAATAGCCACGCTTTCACCATTTATATCTCAATACAAAGAGATTGACGGTAAAACAACAATTTACATCTGCACAAATTACGAATGTTTAAAACCAGTAAACAGCATTGATGAGCTAACCGAACTTCTTGAAACACTTTAG
- the gcvPB gene encoding aminomethyl-transferring glycine dehydrogenase subunit GcvPB — translation MPSKLIFELSRPGRKGYSLPKNDVPEKHIEDLIPQKFLRSSPPDLPEISENEVVRHYIRLSTMNYHVDKGFYPLGSCTMKYNPKINEVTASLPGFKDIHPHMDDELVQGALQIMYELSEMLAEITGMKAVSLQPAAGAHGELTGILMIRAYHEKLGNPRKKILVPDSAHGTNPASVTISGYTAVSVKSNEYGTIDLEDLKSKLDEDVAGIMLTNPNTLGIFEKDILKVEKLIHDAGALMYMDGANLNALVGITRPGDMGFDVVHLNLHKTFSTPHGGGGPGSGPVAVSEKLVPFLPIPRIEKRDGKFVLNHNHPDSIGKIHTFFGNFGMMIRAYTYIRMLGSKGLREVSENAIINSNYLLSRIKDYFDRPYLGKPLHEFVVSGSRYKFEYNVRTLDIAKRILDYGFHAPTVYFPLIVSEALMIEPTETETKETLDAFADALIKIIEEIKINPEIVLTAPHTTPVKRLDDAYASKNINVCFKE, via the coding sequence ATGCCATCTAAGTTAATTTTTGAACTAAGCCGGCCCGGAAGAAAGGGATATTCCTTACCTAAAAACGATGTACCCGAAAAACACATTGAAGATTTAATTCCACAAAAATTTTTGCGCTCATCTCCACCAGATCTTCCCGAAATTAGCGAGAACGAGGTAGTTAGACACTACATTCGGCTTTCAACGATGAATTATCATGTTGATAAAGGTTTTTATCCGCTTGGATCATGCACGATGAAATATAATCCCAAAATTAACGAAGTCACTGCCTCATTACCTGGTTTCAAAGATATTCATCCACATATGGACGACGAACTCGTCCAGGGCGCTCTTCAAATTATGTATGAACTTTCCGAAATGCTAGCTGAAATAACCGGAATGAAAGCAGTATCCCTACAACCAGCTGCAGGTGCCCACGGTGAGCTGACAGGAATTTTAATGATAAGAGCATATCACGAAAAACTTGGAAATCCAAGGAAAAAAATTCTTGTTCCCGATTCTGCTCACGGAACAAATCCAGCAAGCGTTACAATTTCAGGTTATACCGCTGTAAGCGTTAAATCAAATGAATATGGAACAATTGATCTTGAAGATTTAAAATCCAAACTTGATGAAGATGTAGCTGGAATAATGCTTACAAATCCAAATACGCTTGGAATTTTTGAAAAAGACATACTTAAAGTTGAAAAACTTATACATGATGCTGGGGCTTTGATGTATATGGACGGTGCGAATCTTAACGCCCTTGTCGGAATAACAAGACCTGGAGATATGGGCTTTGATGTTGTTCACTTGAATCTTCATAAGACATTTTCAACACCACACGGTGGTGGAGGTCCAGGCTCAGGTCCAGTTGCAGTAAGTGAAAAACTCGTCCCATTTTTACCCATACCAAGAATTGAAAAAAGAGATGGGAAATTTGTCTTAAATCATAATCATCCAGATTCAATCGGTAAAATTCACACTTTCTTTGGGAACTTCGGAATGATGATCAGAGCTTATACCTACATTAGAATGCTTGGGAGCAAAGGCTTAAGAGAAGTAAGCGAAAACGCAATCATAAATTCAAATTACCTCTTGAGCAGAATAAAAGATTACTTTGACAGACCTTACCTTGGAAAACCACTTCACGAGTTTGTTGTATCAGGCAGTAGATACAAATTTGAATACAATGTGAGAACTCTTGACATAGCAAAGCGAATTCTTGATTACGGATTTCATGCACCAACGGTTTATTTCCCATTGATTGTATCAGAAGCATTGATGATTGAACCAACTGAAACAGAAACTAAAGAAACGCTTGATGCCTTCGCCGACGCGTTGATAAAAATCATTGAAGAAATAAAAATAAACCCGGAGATAGTTCTAACAGCTCCACACACAACCCCGGTCAAGCGACTTGACGACGCCTACGCTTCAAAAAATATAAATGTCTGCTTCAAAGAATGA
- the rpmB gene encoding 50S ribosomal protein L28: MANICAICGKRPISGHSISHAHNLSKRRWLPNLQRVRAVVNGEVRRIKVCATCIKLGRVQKPA, encoded by the coding sequence ATGGCAAACATTTGCGCGATCTGTGGTAAAAGACCGATTTCAGGACATAGCATAAGCCACGCTCATAACCTTTCAAAAAGAAGATGGCTTCCAAATCTTCAAAGAGTAAGAGCTGTCGTAAACGGCGAAGTTAGAAGAATAAAAGTATGCGCTACCTGCATAAAACTTGGACGAGTCCAAAAACCAGCTTAA
- a CDS encoding vitamin K epoxide reductase family protein, producing the protein MGTKISLVILSAIGFYISLYFTLIYFHLISPSKFLLPNVCKLSGSACETIINTKYARILGFPNFVYGLFYYLVIFLFAIFDFNSYIKITIALISWIVVVLGVYLIYALLKVLRVNCLLCFISHVINFLIAVLLSFQI; encoded by the coding sequence ATGGGAACAAAAATATCCTTGGTAATTTTATCCGCTATCGGATTTTATATCTCGCTTTACTTTACGCTTATTTATTTTCATTTGATTTCCCCTTCAAAATTTCTTCTTCCAAATGTGTGTAAGCTGTCCGGCTCCGCTTGCGAGACCATAATTAACACAAAATATGCCAGAATTTTGGGATTTCCGAATTTTGTTTATGGACTTTTTTACTATTTGGTGATTTTTCTTTTTGCTATTTTTGACTTTAACAGTTATATTAAAATCACGATCGCGCTAATCTCGTGGATCGTAGTTGTTTTAGGAGTTTATCTAATTTACGCTTTGCTGAAAGTTTTGAGGGTTAATTGCTTGCTTTGTTTTATAAGTCATGTTATAAATTTTTTGATTGCAGTTTTGTTAAGTTTTCAAATTTAG
- a CDS encoding histone deacetylase → MKNIGLIYHEDYLKHDTGAWHPERKERLIAIVEHLRKSELNEKIEWIAPTRRNDVERWILKVHTPRHFEFVKSSILSGVRLLDFGDTYVSKDSYDVSLLAVSGLLEGVDKIFSGENDKIFCAVRPPGHHAESERVMGFCLFNNVAIAARYAQETYGVGKVVIIDWDVHHGNGTQEIFYEDPTVLYISLHQYPFYPGTGSRDEKGSGKGYGFTLNFPMPAGSNDEDYLKIFGNEVVPALEKFQPEFIIISAGFDAHRDDPLAGMNLTEKSFEIMTKLTCEVAKKFSNNRILSVLEGGYNLKALASSVETHLKVFVEV, encoded by the coding sequence ATGAAAAACATAGGCTTGATTTATCACGAGGATTACTTAAAGCACGATACAGGGGCTTGGCATCCGGAAAGGAAAGAAAGGTTAATAGCGATAGTTGAGCATTTGAGGAAATCTGAATTAAATGAAAAAATTGAATGGATCGCACCAACACGAAGAAACGATGTTGAAAGATGGATTCTTAAAGTCCATACACCAAGACATTTTGAATTCGTCAAAAGTTCTATTTTATCTGGAGTGCGATTGCTTGATTTCGGAGATACTTATGTGAGCAAAGATTCTTACGATGTTTCGCTACTTGCTGTTTCGGGGTTGCTTGAAGGTGTTGATAAAATTTTTAGTGGGGAAAATGATAAGATATTTTGTGCTGTTAGACCACCAGGACATCATGCGGAGAGTGAAAGGGTTATGGGATTTTGTCTTTTCAACAATGTTGCAATTGCTGCAAGATATGCACAGGAAACTTACGGTGTTGGAAAAGTTGTAATAATTGATTGGGATGTTCATCACGGCAATGGGACGCAAGAGATATTTTATGAAGATCCGACTGTTCTTTACATAAGTTTACATCAGTATCCGTTTTACCCGGGAACAGGTTCAAGAGATGAGAAGGGAAGTGGGAAAGGATATGGTTTTACTTTAAACTTTCCGATGCCTGCTGGTTCAAATGACGAAGATTATTTGAAAATTTTCGGTAATGAAGTTGTTCCAGCTCTTGAAAAATTCCAACCTGAGTTTATCATCATTTCTGCTGGTTTTGATGCCCACCGAGATGATCCACTTGCGGGGATGAATCTTACGGAAAAATCCTTTGAGATAATGACTAAATTAACCTGTGAAGTCGCAAAAAAATTTTCAAACAACAGGATTTTATCTGTTCTTGAAGGTGGGTATAATCTTAAAGCACTTGCGAGCTCGGTTGAAACTCATTTGAAGGTATTCGTTGAGGTGTGA
- a CDS encoding DUF5723 family protein, with product MRFKALILTSVILFTIAFGGDDKSNVRGLGMAGATTATSRTIDAIGVNPALLAYMGIERGSQVSGRIIDAETKQPIPGAQVTIRNINITARANFSGEFSIKNVPAGNYTIVITQRGYETLVINRFRVNPNSVITGTIKISRRETREEKVVDFKDLDFVVKEQKPIIYNDNSSFTMSLLPQFGASIGMNFLSYNLYLDYFTGVDSAGKKVPRHLTDADKRKILDSFREDPGTLMAQFDVKLLNLAFRIKSVGIALGVRERVISKFGVPREFFRFMLYGNSPGSVYSNNLAIGGTWMREFSFSFGTRLPVNLVAVKNINFGVGVKYIQGFGYVGSDKLNLTLETADSSRGYEITARISGLLKKAGVDFLDPDKESEFTPFPNPAGTGLGFDIGASAEILGLFVAGFSITDIGSVKWTKNAGTISGDTVFKFTGYTTQKKMDSLEKSFENYVNSRKKKGSFSAGLPTAIRFGVATDLKTLLPFFPGRMLISADYYQPIGNEHISFKAPRFGLGVEWRLIGFLPLRAGVSVGGFEGFALSAGTGLNLSFMELNIATGNLNEIIKGGDLRNFSIATELRLKF from the coding sequence ATGAGGTTTAAAGCACTGATTTTAACCAGCGTGATTTTATTTACAATAGCATTTGGTGGCGATGATAAGTCAAATGTTCGTGGTCTTGGGATGGCTGGAGCAACAACAGCAACGAGTCGGACAATAGACGCAATTGGCGTAAATCCCGCTTTGCTTGCGTATATGGGAATTGAAAGGGGATCTCAGGTAAGTGGAAGAATCATTGATGCTGAAACAAAGCAACCAATTCCAGGAGCACAAGTAACTATCAGGAACATAAACATAACAGCTCGGGCAAATTTCAGTGGCGAGTTTTCAATAAAAAATGTCCCTGCTGGGAATTACACCATCGTTATAACGCAAAGAGGATACGAAACGCTTGTTATAAACAGATTCAGAGTCAATCCAAACTCTGTGATTACCGGAACGATTAAAATTTCAAGGAGAGAAACGAGGGAGGAAAAAGTCGTTGATTTTAAAGATTTAGATTTTGTTGTTAAGGAACAGAAACCGATAATTTACAATGATAATAGTAGTTTCACGATGAGCTTGCTTCCACAGTTCGGAGCGAGCATTGGGATGAACTTTTTAAGCTATAATCTTTACCTTGATTATTTCACTGGGGTTGATAGTGCGGGTAAGAAAGTGCCAAGACATCTCACGGATGCCGACAAGCGAAAGATACTTGATTCTTTTAGAGAAGATCCGGGGACTTTAATGGCGCAATTTGATGTTAAGTTATTAAATTTGGCGTTCAGAATCAAAAGCGTTGGGATTGCGCTCGGTGTAAGGGAAAGGGTCATATCAAAATTTGGAGTACCGAGAGAATTTTTTAGGTTCATGCTCTATGGGAATTCGCCCGGATCCGTTTATTCAAATAACCTGGCGATCGGAGGTACATGGATGAGGGAATTTTCTTTTTCATTTGGAACCAGATTGCCTGTTAATTTGGTCGCGGTCAAAAATATCAATTTCGGTGTCGGGGTGAAATATATTCAAGGTTTTGGTTATGTGGGAAGTGACAAACTTAATTTAACTCTTGAAACCGCCGATTCATCAAGAGGTTATGAGATAACAGCAAGGATAAGTGGGCTTTTGAAAAAAGCTGGTGTAGATTTCCTTGATCCAGATAAAGAATCTGAATTTACACCTTTTCCAAATCCAGCTGGAACTGGGCTTGGATTTGACATCGGCGCAAGCGCTGAAATACTTGGGCTATTTGTCGCTGGATTTAGCATAACTGATATTGGTTCTGTTAAATGGACGAAAAATGCTGGCACGATTTCAGGTGATACTGTTTTTAAGTTTACAGGTTATACGACGCAGAAGAAAATGGATAGTTTGGAGAAAAGCTTTGAAAATTATGTTAATAGCCGAAAGAAAAAGGGAAGTTTTTCAGCAGGTTTGCCAACGGCAATAAGATTTGGCGTTGCAACCGATTTGAAAACGCTTCTCCCATTTTTCCCGGGGCGAATGCTTATATCTGCGGATTATTATCAACCAATTGGGAATGAGCATATAAGTTTTAAGGCGCCAAGATTTGGACTTGGTGTAGAATGGCGTTTGATCGGGTTTTTACCATTAAGAGCAGGTGTATCGGTTGGTGGTTTTGAAGGATTTGCTCTTTCCGCTGGAACTGGGCTAAATCTTTCGTTTATGGAATTAAACATTGCGACGGGTAATTTAAACGAAATTATAAAAGGTGGCGACCTGCGCAATTTTTCAATTGCGACGGAATTGAGATTGAAGTTTTAA